The Euphorbia lathyris chromosome 8, ddEupLath1.1, whole genome shotgun sequence genome has a window encoding:
- the LOC136204194 gene encoding uncharacterized protein — protein sequence MATEPAMYIRVKRSKTTYFIQCVPSEKILDIKQKLDILIDKPVSDQRLTFMQTGVVLEDSKSLSDYNVENDAVVALTLRKDDNEFEDIDIVRPDDFYQTRDVDGGNW from the exons ATGGCTACTGAACCA GCTATGTATATCAGGGTTAAGCGTAGCAAGACTACTTATTTTATCCAATGTGTTCCATCTGAGAAAATTCTGGATATTAAGCAAAAATTGGATATCCTGATTGATAAGCCAGTTAGTGATCAACGACTCACCTTTATGCAAACTGGGGTTGTGTTGGAGGATTCAAAGTCATTGTCAGATTACAAT GTTGAAAATGATGCTGTTGTGGCTTTGACCTTGAGAAAAG ATGATAATGAGTTTGAGGATATCGATATCGTCCGGCCTGATGATTTTTATCAGACACGTGATGTAGATGGTGGCAATTGGTGA
- the LOC136202044 gene encoding uncharacterized protein — protein sequence MVVVSGTNAQKEMAVRRRIASIFNKREDDFPSLRDYNDYLEEVEDMIFNLVSGVDIPAIEETVAIYQKENAEQIMINQARKAEELAAALAASKGQPAQADTDGKSQGGFAMETGQYAPSVLGGQPRPMGMATQPFPVGGYAIDDEETIRLRARAGGWSLEICRKRALEETFASIWI from the exons ATGGTGGTTGTTTCTGGTACCAATGCTCAGAAGGAGATGGCTGTGAGGCGAAGGATAGCCAGCAT atttaataAACGAGAGGATGACTTTCCATCTTTGAGGGACTACAATGATTACTTGGAGGAAGTGGAGGACATGA TTTTCAACTTAGTCTCTGGTGTGGATATCCCTGCTATTGAAGAAACAGTTGCAATTTACCAGAAAGAAAATGCTGAACAAATAATGATAAATCAAGCACGAAAG GCTGAAGAATTAGCTGCAGCTTTGGCAGCAAGTAAAGGGCAACCTGCACAAGCAGATACTGATGGG AAATCTCAAGGAGGTTTCGCAATGGAAACAGGGCAGTATGCGCCATCAGTTCTTGGAGGGCAACCACGACCAATGGGAATGGCTACACAACCATTTCCAGTTGGGGGTTATGCTATCGATGACGAGGAAACGATAAGGCTCCGAGCCAGGGCTGGAGGATGGAGCTTAGAAATCTGCAGGAAGAGAGCTCTTGAAGAAACTTTTGCTAGCATTTGGATTTAA